Proteins encoded in a region of the Sulfurimonas marina genome:
- a CDS encoding SH3 domain-containing C40 family peptidase has protein sequence MNYIYSVVAVMLLSGCAQKVEVTQEKKIDTAQQKEIVQELVEIPQKPSFYTSGVQEKKLGDIELFIGKYFRAWNIDKISITQEQAKWAYVYDNNKSYGYTLQPITKSFFQTIDENSNYEAFSTLNRYAVTLKLLNVRALPTDKPVFLDPSKAGEGYPFDYLQNTSIAPNKPIFVSHYSKDKKWVFIESSFGFGWVKAKDIVFIDQKYTLLWQKAQQIFLLKDNETIYDQNGNYLFDSRVGMMLPLIDEDEKSYTVLSVAKSKENEPLFLHSKISKEIAHKGILDFNSDNVAVIMNELQKGKYGWGGIYGQRDCSSTLRDLYTPFGLWLPRNSSVQSSIGDVKKLDLLSNEEKELFIKEKGIPFETLVYKKGHIALYVGTYNDQAIIFQNVWGVKTKKDENEGRFLIAKPVFSTLEVGKNLKEFDPDASMLSKLQSINHLLE, from the coding sequence TTGAACTATATTTATTCTGTTGTTGCAGTAATGTTACTCAGTGGCTGTGCACAAAAAGTAGAAGTTACTCAGGAAAAAAAGATTGATACTGCACAACAAAAAGAGATAGTTCAAGAGCTTGTAGAGATTCCTCAAAAGCCAAGTTTTTATACTTCTGGAGTTCAGGAAAAAAAACTTGGAGATATAGAACTATTTATTGGTAAATATTTTAGAGCCTGGAATATAGATAAGATCTCCATTACACAAGAGCAGGCAAAGTGGGCATATGTATACGATAACAATAAGAGTTACGGCTATACGCTCCAACCGATAACAAAAAGCTTCTTCCAAACAATAGATGAAAATTCAAATTATGAAGCATTTTCAACTCTAAACAGATATGCAGTCACTCTAAAGCTTCTCAATGTTAGAGCACTTCCCACAGATAAGCCTGTATTTTTGGATCCTAGCAAAGCAGGTGAGGGGTATCCGTTTGATTACTTGCAAAATACCTCTATAGCTCCAAATAAACCTATATTTGTTTCACACTATTCTAAAGATAAAAAATGGGTTTTTATAGAGTCTAGTTTTGGTTTTGGATGGGTAAAAGCAAAAGATATAGTATTTATTGACCAAAAATACACTCTATTATGGCAAAAAGCACAGCAGATATTTTTGCTTAAAGACAATGAAACTATTTACGATCAAAACGGCAACTATCTTTTTGATTCTCGTGTAGGGATGATGCTTCCGTTGATCGATGAAGATGAGAAGAGCTATACAGTCCTTAGTGTAGCTAAATCAAAAGAGAACGAACCTCTGTTTTTACATTCAAAAATCTCTAAAGAGATAGCTCATAAAGGTATATTAGATTTTAATAGTGACAATGTTGCAGTAATTATGAATGAACTACAAAAAGGAAAATATGGTTGGGGAGGGATCTATGGTCAACGAGACTGCTCTTCAACGCTGAGAGATTTATATACACCTTTTGGTCTTTGGCTTCCAAGAAACTCCTCTGTTCAAAGCTCTATTGGGGATGTAAAGAAACTAGATCTGCTTTCAAATGAAGAAAAAGAGCTCTTTATTAAAGAAAAAGGGATACCCTTTGAGACATTAGTATATAAAAAGGGGCATATTGCTTTGTATGTGGGGACATACAACGATCAAGCTATTATCTTTCAAAATGTTTGGGGTGTAAAGACAAAAAAAGATGAAAATGAGGGAAGATTTTTGATAGCTAAACCGGTTTTTAGTACTTTAGAAGTTGGAAAGAATCTAAAAGAGTTCGATCCTGATGCTTCGATGCTTAGCAAACTTCAAAGCATTAACCATCTTTTAGAATAA
- a CDS encoding ankyrin repeat domain-containing protein translates to MNSKWTELLNNDDFLGIKKYLKTDGDISEVNDAGEGVLACAIRARCDFDTLMLLIEFGADPFDFDDEGVSVFDIAITYDNREIVKYLIEKGRDVNQTTRRSGFTPLMAAACYGRAEIAKILVENGVNQDAKDSKGFTAADFARKMNKKSVLEVLDYDEDTPKNTNYAR, encoded by the coding sequence ATGAATAGTAAATGGACAGAATTATTAAATAACGACGATTTTCTTGGTATAAAAAAATACCTAAAAACAGATGGTGACATCTCTGAAGTAAATGATGCAGGGGAGGGAGTACTTGCTTGTGCCATTCGTGCACGATGTGATTTTGACACACTTATGCTTTTAATTGAGTTTGGAGCAGACCCGTTTGACTTTGACGATGAGGGTGTAAGTGTATTTGATATTGCAATCACATACGATAATAGAGAGATAGTTAAATATTTAATCGAAAAAGGTCGGGATGTAAATCAAACGACGCGAAGAAGCGGTTTTACACCGTTGATGGCTGCTGCTTGTTACGGTAGGGCAGAGATCGCAAAAATATTGGTTGAAAACGGTGTGAACCAAGATGCAAAGGATTCTAAAGGTTTTACTGCTGCAGACTTTGCAAGGAAGATGAATAAAAAATCTGTTTTAGAAGTTCTAGATTATGATGAGGATACACCAAAAAATACTAATTACGCAAGATAA
- a CDS encoding YkvA family protein, which translates to MQKLKKWAKSLKHYLFALYLAYHHKDVPFLAKTIIVIVVSYALSPIDLIPDFIPIIGYLDDFILLPLAILLAIKLVPEEIWEECKTKAHQSTLKSLPRSKTAALVVIFIWVVVAALVYKLFF; encoded by the coding sequence TTGCAGAAATTAAAAAAATGGGCTAAGAGTCTAAAGCATTATCTTTTTGCACTCTATTTGGCATATCACCATAAAGATGTTCCGTTTTTAGCAAAAACGATCATAGTTATTGTAGTTTCCTATGCCCTTAGCCCAATTGACTTAATTCCAGATTTTATTCCGATTATAGGTTATCTTGATGATTTTATTTTACTGCCGTTAGCGATCTTACTTGCTATAAAGTTGGTACCTGAAGAGATTTGGGAGGAGTGTAAAACAAAAGCACACCAATCAACTTTAAAATCTCTTCCTCGCTCAAAAACAGCGGCATTAGTAGTGATTTTTATTTGGGTAGTTGTAGCGGCTTTGGTTTACAAGTTATTTTTTTAA
- a CDS encoding DUF6166 domain-containing protein, with translation MAITMNNHVFKGHRTLLGNKFVTYGELELPTRYEQYQQSKNGFDWGNQSKGAMQLAFSMLAQLSNEELAETYAQQYTKDIVRGLNTRDWVISASEVLQWIEKNCTDFKNSETKTKKTASVKKPVKNSTKKQTKQKSNIVKDICKELNITQKQLAEILEVPEGTVSSWAVKNEIPRLGKKAIEFYIANQKNQKIVDSYKNFINLLQEL, from the coding sequence ATGGCAATAACGATGAACAACCATGTCTTTAAGGGGCATAGGACACTGCTTGGAAATAAGTTTGTTACATATGGCGAACTGGAACTTCCAACAAGATATGAACAATATCAGCAATCTAAAAATGGATTTGACTGGGGTAATCAAAGTAAAGGTGCAATGCAACTTGCCTTTTCTATGTTGGCTCAATTAAGCAATGAAGAACTAGCCGAAACTTATGCACAACAATATACAAAAGATATTGTAAGAGGTTTAAATACCAGAGATTGGGTAATTAGTGCATCGGAAGTGTTACAATGGATCGAAAAAAATTGTACTGATTTTAAAAATTCAGAGACTAAAACAAAAAAAACTGCATCGGTAAAAAAACCTGTAAAAAATTCAACTAAAAAACAAACGAAACAAAAGTCAAATATTGTAAAGGATATATGTAAAGAGTTAAACATTACGCAAAAACAATTAGCCGAAATCCTTGAAGTTCCGGAAGGAACCGTTTCAAGCTGGGCTGTAAAAAATGAGATCCCAAGACTTGGGAAAAAAGCGATAGAATTTTATATTGCAAATCAAAAAAATCAAAAAATTGTAGATAGCTACAAAAACTTTATTAATTTATTACAAGAACTGTAA
- a CDS encoding flagellar basal body rod C-terminal domain-containing protein, which produces MNISNNISSIQTSQTLLNTTANNVANVNTDGFVPNSTIATNDQSGSVTPQTRQADNTGSEKSQTDLSREIPNEMVAQRSTEANVVAIKAQDDVMGTLLDIKA; this is translated from the coding sequence ATGAATATCTCAAATAACATCTCATCAATTCAAACGAGTCAGACACTCTTAAATACAACTGCAAATAATGTTGCAAATGTAAATACAGATGGGTTTGTTCCAAACAGTACCATAGCAACAAATGATCAAAGTGGGAGTGTTACACCGCAAACACGTCAAGCAGATAATACGGGTTCAGAGAAAAGTCAAACAGATCTTTCTCGAGAAATTCCAAATGAAATGGTAGCACAACGCTCAACAGAAGCAAATGTCGTAGCTATTAAAGCTCAAGACGATGTTATGGGAACTTTACTCGATATCAAAGCATAA
- a CDS encoding tetrahydrodipicolinate N-succinyltransferase N-terminal domain-containing protein: MEVIETTDAFKALIENIKKDTKGYKDPLAFGIARVDLGQLNPDKALQATYPVVNWNENFGSAAIFVQALADQGLTVDFSQKEQVFDINLDFLQSCLNAFTPYSDEAYGDAHKNIQVVSALYNQMINDGYKDGEFKVCFIYEDAALESVEATYLKLYAMSLAKVELRSINLNGAFGALPNVAWSNGKPIELDYLREFEIELKLAGEYPHVDFVDKFPRFLQHIIPADNTRILETSKVRFGAQLAAGTTVMPGASYINFNAGTTGVSMVEGRISSSAIVGDGSDVGGGASILGVLSGTDGNPISVGKNCLLGANSVCGIPLGDACIIDAGIAILEGTKVGIYPEQLAKINEVNSGVTLQGEVFKGKQLAGLNGLHFRQNSMTGEVTASRSTREIKLNADLH, from the coding sequence ATGGAAGTTATTGAAACAACTGATGCTTTTAAAGCATTAATAGAGAACATTAAAAAGGATACGAAAGGGTATAAAGATCCTTTAGCATTCGGTATTGCAAGAGTAGATTTAGGGCAGTTAAATCCAGACAAAGCATTACAAGCAACTTATCCGGTAGTAAACTGGAATGAGAACTTCGGTAGTGCTGCAATTTTTGTTCAAGCATTAGCTGATCAAGGTTTAACAGTAGACTTTTCTCAAAAAGAGCAAGTTTTTGACATCAACTTAGATTTCTTACAATCTTGTCTTAATGCATTTACACCATACAGCGACGAAGCTTACGGTGATGCACACAAAAACATTCAAGTAGTATCTGCACTTTACAACCAAATGATCAACGACGGTTACAAAGACGGTGAGTTCAAAGTATGTTTTATCTATGAAGATGCTGCTTTAGAGAGCGTTGAAGCAACTTACCTAAAACTATACGCTATGAGTTTAGCAAAAGTAGAACTTCGTAGCATCAACCTAAACGGTGCATTTGGTGCATTACCAAATGTTGCATGGTCAAACGGTAAACCAATCGAACTTGACTACCTAAGAGAATTTGAGATCGAATTAAAACTAGCTGGTGAATATCCACACGTTGATTTCGTAGATAAATTCCCAAGATTCTTACAACACATCATTCCAGCTGACAATACTCGTATTTTAGAGACTTCAAAAGTACGTTTTGGTGCACAACTAGCAGCAGGTACAACTGTAATGCCGGGTGCTTCATATATCAACTTCAATGCAGGTACTACAGGTGTATCTATGGTTGAAGGTCGTATCTCTTCTTCTGCTATCGTTGGTGACGGTTCAGATGTTGGTGGTGGTGCTTCTATTTTAGGTGTTCTAAGTGGAACTGACGGTAACCCAATCTCTGTTGGTAAAAACTGTCTTTTAGGTGCTAACTCTGTATGTGGTATCCCATTAGGTGATGCGTGTATCATCGATGCTGGAATTGCAATCTTAGAAGGTACAAAAGTTGGTATCTATCCTGAGCAACTTGCAAAAATCAACGAAGTTAACTCTGGTGTGACACTTCAAGGTGAAGTTTTCAAAGGGAAACAACTAGCAGGTCTTAACGGTCTTCACTTCAGACAAAACTCTATGACTGGTGAGGTTACTGCATCTCGCTCAACTAGAGAGATCAAACTTAACGCTGATCTTCACTAA